Proteins from one Methanobacteriaceae archaeon genomic window:
- a CDS encoding phosphatidylglycerophosphatase A, translating to MKYKDLELSIYDFMADVGVEIPQLVEAGLELLAGVEKTPELEKKLENQLRKSLEDINVVVMMVAGMRVEDDLQNHRIKGINVDDDPAYLYCDEVLGMAIANQIAGTKAIFNFKRYDEAKPGVIATLGPMLDDIFAGLVAGCMSKVFEE from the coding sequence ATGAAATATAAAGACTTAGAATTATCAATTTATGACTTTATGGCAGATGTGGGAGTTGAAATACCCCAACTGGTTGAGGCAGGTTTAGAACTCCTGGCTGGAGTGGAAAAAACTCCTGAATTAGAAAAAAAACTTGAAAACCAGCTCAGAAAATCACTTGAGGATATAAATGTTGTGGTAATGATGGTGGCAGGGATGCGTGTTGAAGATGACCTTCAAAACCACCGTATCAAGGGGATCAATGTAGATGATGATCCTGCCTATCTTTACTGTGACGAGGTTCTGGGAATGGCCATTGCCAACCAGATCGCTGGCACAAAGGCTATTTTTAACTTTAAAAGGTATGATGAGGCAAAACCTGGAGTTATTGCTACTCTAGGACCTATGCTTGATGATATATTCGCTGGTCTGGTGGCAGGTTGCATGTCCAAAGTTTTCGAGGAGTGA
- the cobS gene encoding adenosylcobinamide-GDP ribazoletransferase: MNRPHEKDPILDMKQDEDKPSVSWQGFLGLLSFSTILPLNIHTTIPEMANFTFIWPLIGGFIGIIVGTFGWLLLDPLHLYPLLSAALIYSLTISLTGFHHLDGLVDFGDGLMAHGAPERRIEIMRDKRIGTGGLATLLTVSLMTFSSIASVPASYIFPVIFVSEVSAKVSLVGCATFSKPLDNGTGKYFIESMNWKLFIFTLILTIILGFIAFKYTGILGIMGGVIAGIIMALLTKRNFNYATGDILGASNEIGRTLSLILMIIFTSWSF, encoded by the coding sequence ATGAACCGCCCCCATGAAAAAGATCCAATTTTGGATATGAAACAAGATGAGGATAAACCTTCAGTCAGTTGGCAGGGATTTTTAGGATTGTTATCATTCTCCACCATACTACCCCTAAATATTCACACAACCATCCCGGAGATGGCAAATTTCACATTTATCTGGCCATTAATTGGAGGTTTCATTGGCATAATTGTAGGGACCTTTGGATGGCTACTTCTTGATCCACTTCACCTATACCCATTGCTATCAGCAGCACTGATTTACAGCCTTACCATATCCCTAACTGGTTTCCATCATCTTGATGGGCTGGTGGATTTCGGCGACGGTTTAATGGCTCACGGAGCCCCTGAACGAAGAATAGAAATTATGCGCGATAAAAGAATAGGAACCGGAGGCCTGGCTACCCTTTTGACAGTTTCCCTAATGACATTCTCATCCATAGCATCCGTACCTGCATCCTACATTTTTCCTGTAATCTTTGTGTCTGAAGTATCTGCTAAAGTTAGTTTAGTGGGCTGTGCAACATTTTCCAAGCCTTTAGATAATGGCACTGGAAAATACTTCATTGAAAGCATGAACTGGAAACTGTTTATTTTCACACTGATTTTAACCATTATTCTAGGATTTATAGCATTTAAATACACCGGAATCCTTGGAATAATGGGAGGTGTAATTGCAGGAATTATAATGGCATTATTAACCAAGAGAAATTTCAACTATGCAACTGGAGATATATTGGGAGCTTCAAATGAGATCGGACGGACTTTATCTCTTATATTAATGATAATATTCACATCTTGGAGTTTTTAA
- a CDS encoding tRNA (cytidine(56)-2'-O)-methyltransferase translates to MEVKVLRLDHRRVRDARITTHVCLTARALGASGVYLSGDHDKKLMSNVEDVVKRWGGDFKVEYQKKWETLLNEWKNRGGKIVHLTMYGEQVQDVAPKIRSSKSDQLVVVGGSRVPSKVYQEADWNVSVTTQPHSEVSSLAIFLHMLYEGKELELEFKGGDMKIIPSKRSKTVVMKNKVMKNEKKEFRED, encoded by the coding sequence ATGGAAGTTAAGGTTTTAAGATTAGATCACAGAAGGGTTCGTGATGCACGTATCACCACCCATGTATGCCTCACTGCCAGGGCACTGGGAGCATCAGGAGTATATTTAAGTGGAGATCATGATAAAAAGCTCATGTCAAATGTGGAGGATGTAGTGAAGCGCTGGGGTGGTGATTTTAAGGTTGAATATCAAAAAAAATGGGAAACTCTCCTGAATGAATGGAAAAATAGAGGAGGAAAGATTGTTCACCTCACCATGTACGGGGAGCAAGTTCAAGATGTTGCTCCAAAAATCAGAAGTTCAAAATCAGACCAGCTGGTAGTGGTTGGTGGTTCCCGTGTTCCCAGTAAAGTGTATCAAGAGGCTGACTGGAATGTTTCAGTAACAACCCAGCCCCACTCTGAAGTATCTTCCCTAGCCATATTCCTACACATGTTGTATGAGGGTAAGGAACTGGAACTGGAGTTTAAAGGTGGAGATATGAAAATTATACCTTCTAAAAGAAGTAAAACAGTTGTTATGAAAAATAAGGTTATGAAAAATGAAAAAAAGGAATTTAGAGAAGATTAA
- the upp gene encoding uracil phosphoribosyltransferase: MIKIIDHLLVQDKLTQIRMERINRTTFRGGIIEIGRWLAYELANTLEKEQVKIETPLGVAEGVKIKNKDDIVVVSVLRAAIPLVEGIMRVFKDAQYGVVGASRRDQSPFPVEVGYFKMPSVEDKIVVVADPMLATGNTMNAILDRIKEKGNPRRLVLINVIASKHGLEYVSERHPHLEIYTCAVDEELNNDGYIIPGLGDAGDKAFGKPND; encoded by the coding sequence ATGATCAAAATAATCGACCATTTGCTGGTTCAGGATAAACTCACCCAGATAAGAATGGAAAGAATCAACAGAACTACATTCCGAGGAGGGATAATTGAAATAGGCCGCTGGTTAGCTTATGAACTTGCAAACACACTTGAGAAAGAACAAGTTAAGATAGAAACCCCTTTAGGAGTTGCTGAAGGAGTTAAGATAAAAAATAAAGATGATATTGTAGTAGTAAGTGTTTTAAGAGCAGCTATTCCCCTGGTAGAGGGTATTATGAGGGTTTTTAAGGATGCTCAGTATGGTGTGGTGGGAGCCTCAAGAAGAGATCAATCACCATTCCCTGTGGAGGTTGGTTACTTCAAAATGCCTTCAGTGGAGGATAAGATAGTGGTAGTGGCAGATCCCATGCTGGCCACAGGAAATACTATGAACGCTATTTTAGATCGGATAAAAGAGAAAGGAAATCCTCGTAGATTAGTATTGATTAATGTTATTGCCTCAAAACATGGTTTAGAATACGTTTCAGAAAGACACCCCCATCTAGAAATCTACACTTGCGCAGTGGATGAAGAATTAAATAATGATGGATATATAATTCCTGGTTTGGGTGATGCTGGTGATAAAGCCTTTGGAAAACCCAACGATTGA